One window of the Flexibacter flexilis DSM 6793 genome contains the following:
- a CDS encoding COR domain-containing protein produces MRAWFEADKKALKEIKVILIGDAETGKTSLLRRLKDDTYNAKEPQTDGILIEEFAFDKLKTFQKQKQLLARKAYFWDFGGQEIMSATHQFFLTKRSVYMLLLEARRDKNPDQQAREWLERINTSGGNSPVIIVANKIDLNHSFGFNTTDLQKDFPQIVGIVNVSCKSRKGLLKLKTLLAEAIDKAELFQTEIDTRWHGIKDHLRELTAQKQYIRQADFVEICDKCQLPDHEQQQQAIRFLNDLGIVLHFDDLRTSDYFVLDPYWVVTGVYRVITSERAAKNKGNISYEDLHYIFQKEKPKAKAYASEKQKSLRYIGQEIDYIAEIMARFKLCYFMENRERILIPDLLDPDMPAKILDYFEQKQPLQFMYSYGYLPTSTIHFLMVDMQKDIQSQWRTGMYLKSDNNIQAEAFVYASDNKIKILVLGHNKGKYLSLIRYFLSKINQRLNTRIEEFIPVEGKNISYHELVNMKADGEKSYKDYTSKPTKVYSIAELLEGISDSVVIEKMIPTVADQYKVDISSKTMKTLPENTRKVKVFFSYSHKDEAIKDELYKHFSTLSRLGKTEPWHDRKLMGGQDWDATIKKELKEADVILLMISANFIASNYIWDIELKEAIARHHSGEAVVIPIFAKPCDFSGLPFAGLQGYPRDAKFISTQTNKDAAYTEVAKEVRKNIETLFDKLNPEQGL; encoded by the coding sequence ATGCGGGCATGGTTTGAGGCCGATAAAAAAGCCCTCAAAGAAATAAAAGTGATTTTGATAGGCGATGCCGAAACGGGTAAAACGTCTTTGTTGCGCCGCCTCAAAGATGACACTTACAATGCCAAAGAGCCACAAACCGACGGCATTTTGATAGAAGAATTTGCCTTTGACAAACTCAAAACCTTTCAGAAACAAAAGCAATTGTTGGCACGAAAAGCGTATTTCTGGGACTTTGGCGGCCAAGAGATTATGAGCGCGACCCATCAGTTTTTCCTGACCAAACGCAGCGTGTATATGTTGCTGTTGGAGGCGCGGCGCGACAAAAATCCCGACCAACAAGCCCGCGAATGGTTGGAGCGAATCAACACGTCGGGCGGCAACTCGCCCGTGATTATCGTGGCGAATAAAATAGACCTCAATCACTCTTTTGGCTTCAATACCACAGACTTACAAAAAGATTTTCCGCAAATAGTGGGCATTGTGAATGTCTCGTGCAAAAGCCGTAAGGGGTTGCTGAAGCTCAAAACATTGTTGGCGGAAGCCATCGACAAAGCCGAATTATTCCAGACCGAAATAGACACGCGCTGGCACGGCATCAAAGACCATTTGCGCGAACTGACCGCCCAAAAACAATACATTCGGCAGGCCGATTTTGTGGAAATATGCGACAAGTGCCAGTTGCCAGACCACGAACAACAGCAGCAAGCCATTCGGTTTCTGAACGATTTGGGCATCGTGCTGCATTTCGATGATTTGCGCACCAGCGACTATTTTGTATTAGACCCGTATTGGGTGGTTACGGGCGTGTATCGGGTCATTACCTCCGAGCGAGCCGCCAAAAATAAAGGCAATATTAGTTACGAGGATTTGCATTATATTTTCCAAAAAGAAAAGCCGAAAGCCAAGGCTTACGCCTCCGAAAAACAAAAAAGTTTGCGGTACATCGGCCAAGAAATAGATTATATTGCGGAAATAATGGCGCGTTTTAAACTGTGTTATTTTATGGAAAATCGGGAAAGAATTTTAATTCCTGATTTGCTCGACCCTGATATGCCTGCCAAAATATTAGACTATTTTGAACAGAAACAACCGCTACAATTTATGTACTCGTATGGCTATTTGCCTACTTCTACGATTCATTTTCTGATGGTAGATATGCAAAAAGACATACAATCGCAATGGCGCACGGGTATGTATCTGAAATCCGATAATAATATCCAAGCGGAAGCCTTTGTATATGCCAGTGATAATAAAATTAAGATTTTGGTATTAGGCCACAATAAAGGAAAATATTTGTCGCTTATTCGGTATTTTCTGTCGAAAATTAACCAACGATTAAATACCAGAATAGAAGAATTTATTCCTGTAGAAGGTAAAAATATTTCTTATCATGAATTAGTAAATATGAAAGCTGATGGGGAGAAATCCTATAAAGATTATACGTCCAAACCGACTAAAGTGTATTCTATTGCTGAATTATTAGAAGGGATTTCGGATAGCGTTGTAATTGAAAAAATGATCCCCACAGTAGCCGACCAATATAAAGTTGATATTTCTTCCAAAACCATGAAAACACTTCCCGAAAATACCCGAAAAGTAAAAGTCTTTTTTTCGTATTCGCATAAAGATGAGGCTATTAAAGATGAACTATATAAGCACTTTAGTACACTTAGCCGTCTTGGAAAAACAGAGCCTTGGCATGACCGAAAACTAATGGGCGGCCAAGACTGGGACGCGACTATCAAAAAAGAACTGAAGGAAGCCGATGTTATTTTATTGATGATTAGTGCCAATTTTATTGCTTCCAATTACATCTGGGACATAGAGCTGAAAGAGGCCATCGCAAGACATCACAGCGGCGAGGCTGTAGTGATACCGATTTTTGCTAAACCCTGCGATTTTAGTGGCTTGCCGTTTGCGGGATTGCAGGGCTATCCGAGAGATGCCAAATTCATCTCCACGCAAACCAATAAAGATGCTGCCTATACTGAAGTAGCCAAAGAAGTTCGCAAAAACATAGAAACATTGTTTGACAAACTCAACCCTGAGCAAGGTTTATAA
- the paaA gene encoding 1,2-phenylacetyl-CoA epoxidase subunit PaaA has product MYGGGNTFEAPKPEELETNEDPQLLAAFEARIARGEKIEPHDWMPALYRKQLIRMIEQHAHSEIIGALPEGTWITRAPSFKRKMALMAKVQDEVGHAQLLYGAAETLGKSREAMLHDLITGKSKYSNIFNYPAFTWADSTVISWLVDAGAIVNQTANAKGSYAPYCRALERICAEESFHLKYGHDAVVHLATGTPLQRQMVQEALNRWWPPIMHFFGPPDKMSVHTEVLVRWKVKMATNDECRQQFMDMYVPKIWELGLTLPDPNLRKNAETGVWEYTEPDWEEFKRVINGDGPCNKERLAVRRTAEERGAWVRKALLSPKMQYVAPLA; this is encoded by the coding sequence ATGTACGGAGGAGGCAATACCTTTGAAGCTCCCAAACCTGAGGAGTTAGAAACCAACGAAGACCCCCAACTTTTGGCGGCTTTTGAAGCACGCATCGCCAGAGGTGAGAAAATAGAGCCGCACGACTGGATGCCCGCCCTTTATCGCAAACAACTGATTCGCATGATAGAGCAACACGCTCATTCTGAAATCATTGGAGCTTTGCCAGAAGGTACGTGGATTACGCGCGCGCCGAGTTTCAAACGCAAAATGGCTTTGATGGCCAAAGTACAAGACGAAGTAGGACACGCGCAACTGCTTTACGGGGCAGCCGAAACACTCGGCAAAAGCCGCGAAGCAATGCTCCACGACCTAATTACGGGCAAGTCCAAATATTCCAACATTTTCAATTATCCTGCGTTTACGTGGGCAGACTCGACGGTCATTTCTTGGCTCGTGGACGCGGGGGCTATCGTGAACCAAACGGCCAATGCCAAAGGCAGTTACGCACCTTATTGTAGAGCTTTGGAGCGTATTTGCGCCGAAGAATCCTTTCACCTAAAATACGGCCACGATGCCGTCGTACATTTGGCCACAGGCACACCCCTACAACGCCAAATGGTGCAGGAAGCCCTTAATCGTTGGTGGCCACCGATTATGCACTTTTTTGGCCCTCCCGACAAAATGTCGGTACACACGGAAGTGCTCGTGCGCTGGAAAGTAAAAATGGCTACCAACGACGAATGCCGTCAGCAGTTTATGGACATGTACGTGCCGAAAATTTGGGAGCTGGGACTTACGCTACCAGACCCGAATTTGCGCAAAAACGCCGAAACAGGCGTTTGGGAATATACCGAACCCGATTGGGAGGAATTTAAACGCGTAATCAATGGCGACGGCCCTTGTAACAAAGAACGTTTGGCCGTGCGCAGAACCGCCGAAGAACGCGGGGCATGGGTAAGAAAAGCATTGTTATCGCCAAAAATGCAATACGTTGCGCCTTTGGCTTAA
- a CDS encoding T9SS type A sorting domain-containing protein, with the protein MKKSLLLLASLLGFITTNVNAQCGSGNTLKPSQNCRGAIPICQLSITYPSGYICGPGEIPGEIPSSSCLASNEKNTTWFVFKVYKSGKLKFKIRPLDVIGTNNGGTDYDWALFKLPAGQQNTPTICEQLKNNFSWQFSCNYAAGQGVTGMYDTTGTQQLDVQNAGGTKFNKTKNVSIGEYYVLAIDNFSGGTLTGYTINFADPSNLLHLDAADISPSEDTIVMSSISQVPNCTSNSLIFSFSSPVRCDSVNASKFEIKGANPPYTIQSVLPLNASTCSLNGQTETYKLLFTPALVDPNYKLILKKTVKDLCQNEVKLDSINFAIVPSFTVSISSVNGLLIGTYIEGATYQWSLNGMPIQGATQPSYSPVTNGVYAVTVTKGTCVQMGSITFNTIGVKENISNLVKVYPNPSKGVFQLKVTEKTNCTVSDITGKVLWQKNSVETGETIDLSNQPEGVYFLKVKTLSGSETIKLIVQQ; encoded by the coding sequence ATGAAAAAGTCATTACTTCTATTAGCCTCGCTTTTAGGCTTCATAACTACCAACGTAAATGCACAATGTGGATCAGGCAATACGTTGAAACCTTCTCAAAATTGTCGTGGGGCTATTCCTATTTGCCAATTATCCATCACCTACCCCAGTGGCTATATTTGTGGGCCAGGGGAAATACCTGGCGAAATTCCTTCGAGTTCTTGCTTGGCAAGCAACGAAAAAAACACAACTTGGTTTGTTTTTAAAGTATATAAATCAGGTAAATTAAAATTTAAAATTAGGCCACTTGACGTTATAGGTACAAATAATGGCGGAACTGATTATGATTGGGCTTTATTCAAATTACCTGCTGGACAACAAAATACACCTACCATTTGTGAGCAACTGAAAAACAATTTTTCTTGGCAATTTAGCTGTAATTATGCCGCAGGACAAGGAGTAACAGGAATGTATGATACAACAGGAACACAGCAGTTAGACGTACAGAACGCAGGCGGGACAAAATTTAACAAAACTAAAAATGTAAGTATTGGTGAATATTATGTGCTAGCGATAGACAATTTCAGTGGCGGTACTTTAACTGGTTATACGATCAATTTTGCAGATCCATCTAATCTTTTACACTTAGACGCAGCCGACATTAGTCCATCCGAAGACACTATCGTAATGTCATCTATATCGCAAGTACCTAATTGCACGAGCAATAGTCTAATCTTTAGTTTCAGTTCTCCAGTGAGATGTGACTCCGTGAATGCCTCCAAATTTGAAATTAAAGGCGCGAACCCTCCCTATACTATCCAAAGTGTTCTTCCCTTGAATGCAAGCACTTGCAGCCTTAATGGCCAGACCGAAACGTACAAACTTCTTTTCACGCCTGCGCTTGTAGATCCTAACTATAAGCTCATCCTCAAAAAAACAGTCAAAGATCTTTGCCAAAATGAAGTAAAGTTAGACAGTATTAATTTTGCTATTGTACCTTCGTTTACGGTCTCTATTAGCAGCGTCAATGGCTTATTAATAGGAACTTATATAGAAGGAGCAACTTATCAATGGTCATTAAATGGAATGCCTATCCAAGGGGCGACGCAGCCTAGCTACTCTCCTGTTACTAATGGAGTCTATGCTGTAACTGTTACTAAAGGAACTTGTGTACAAATGGGAAGCATAACATTTAACACAATTGGAGTCAAGGAGAATATTTCTAATTTAGTAAAAGTATATCCTAACCCAAGCAAAGGGGTTTTCCAGCTAAAAGTAACCGAAAAAACAAACTGTACGGTATCGGACATTACAGGTAAAGTCCTTTGGCAAAAAAATAGCGTGGAAACGGGGGAAACAATCGACCTTAGCAATCAACCAGAAGGTGTTTATTTCTTAAAAGTCAAAACCTTATCTGGCTCAGAAACCATAAAATTAATAGTCCAACAATAA
- the prfA gene encoding peptide chain release factor 1, translated as MIDKLEAIKERFDEVAQLIILPETMGDMKRYSKLNKEYKELNKIVEKYNEYKHLLENIDSAKSLLETEKDPDFRDMAKAELDDLYPAKEAMEEEIRTMLIPKDPNDSKNIILEIRAGAGGDEASIFAGDLHRMYQRFAEVKGWRMELIDYTDGTSGGYKEIICSVSGEDVYGMMKYESGVHRVQRVPATETQGRIHTSVASVAVLPEMEEVDVEINMNDIRKDTFCSSGPGGQSVNTTYSAIRLTHIPTGLVVQCQDEKSQIKNFDKALKVLRSRLYEIELEKHNQEVGAQRRSMVGSGDRSDKIRTYNYPQSRVTDHRIGMTVYNLPAVMDGDIGDFIDQLRLADNAERLKEGVMSE; from the coding sequence ATGATAGATAAATTAGAAGCCATCAAAGAACGATTTGATGAGGTTGCACAGCTAATCATTTTGCCTGAAACTATGGGCGACATGAAACGCTATTCTAAATTAAACAAAGAATACAAAGAACTTAACAAAATCGTAGAGAAATACAACGAATACAAGCACTTACTCGAAAACATCGACAGTGCCAAAAGTTTGTTGGAAACGGAAAAAGATCCCGATTTTCGCGACATGGCCAAAGCCGAGTTGGACGACTTGTATCCAGCCAAAGAAGCCATGGAAGAGGAAATCAGAACCATGCTTATCCCCAAAGACCCGAACGACAGCAAAAACATCATTTTGGAAATCAGAGCGGGTGCAGGTGGCGACGAGGCCAGTATTTTTGCAGGCGATTTGCATCGTATGTACCAACGTTTTGCGGAGGTGAAAGGTTGGCGCATGGAATTGATTGACTATACAGACGGTACTTCGGGTGGCTATAAAGAGATTATTTGTTCGGTTTCGGGCGAAGACGTGTACGGCATGATGAAATACGAATCGGGCGTTCATCGTGTGCAACGCGTACCAGCCACCGAAACACAAGGCCGTATTCACACGTCGGTGGCTTCGGTGGCCGTGCTCCCAGAAATGGAAGAAGTGGACGTGGAAATCAATATGAACGATATTCGTAAAGATACATTCTGTTCGTCGGGACCTGGTGGTCAGTCGGTAAACACGACTTACTCGGCCATTCGTCTTACGCACATTCCTACGGGACTTGTGGTGCAATGCCAAGACGAAAAATCGCAGATTAAAAACTTTGATAAAGCCCTGAAAGTATTGCGTTCGCGCTTATATGAAATTGAGTTGGAAAAGCACAACCAAGAAGTAGGCGCACAACGCCGCTCAATGGTGGGCAGTGGTGACCGTTCGGACAAAATCCGCACGTACAACTATCCGCAAAGCCGCGTAACCGACCACCGTATCGGCATGACGGTTTATAACTTGCCTGCTGTAATGGATGGCGATATTGGCGATTTTATCGACCAATTACGTTTGGCCGACAACGCCGAAAGACTCAAAGAAGGCGTAATGAGTGAATAA
- the rsmI gene encoding 16S rRNA (cytidine(1402)-2'-O)-methyltransferase: MNPLPALTLVPTPIGNLEDITLRAIRVLREADTILAEDTRTSGILLKHLQINKPLQSYHAFNEHHALAQIIKRMQTGERFALVSDAGTPAISDPGFLLVRECLKHELSVECLPGPTAFVPALVKSGLPSDRFVFEGFLPVKKGRQTRLQALATESRTMVFYESPHRLNKTLEQFVGIFGAERQASVSRELTKMFEETRNDTLINLLAHYTTKPAKGEIVLIVEGSE; the protein is encoded by the coding sequence ATGAATCCATTGCCAGCCCTTACCCTTGTCCCGACGCCCATCGGCAATTTAGAAGACATTACTTTGCGTGCCATTCGGGTACTGCGCGAAGCTGATACCATTTTGGCCGAAGACACGCGCACGTCGGGCATCTTGCTCAAACACCTCCAAATCAACAAGCCTTTGCAGAGCTACCACGCCTTCAATGAGCATCACGCCTTAGCCCAAATCATTAAGCGAATGCAGACGGGCGAGCGTTTCGCGCTGGTGTCCGATGCGGGTACGCCTGCCATTTCCGACCCTGGGTTTTTGTTGGTGCGCGAGTGCCTCAAACACGAACTTAGTGTGGAATGTCTGCCCGGCCCGACGGCCTTTGTGCCTGCCTTGGTCAAATCGGGGCTGCCGTCCGACCGCTTCGTTTTCGAGGGATTTTTGCCCGTGAAAAAAGGCCGCCAAACGCGCCTGCAAGCCTTAGCCACCGAATCGCGCACTATGGTTTTTTACGAATCGCCGCACCGCCTCAACAAGACACTGGAACAGTTCGTGGGTATTTTTGGGGCAGAACGTCAGGCTTCCGTTTCGCGCGAGCTGACCAAAATGTTTGAAGAAACCCGCAACGATACGCTAATCAATTTGTTGGCGCACTACACCACCAAGCCCGCTAAAGGCGAAATTGTGCTTATCGTGGAAGGGTCGGAATAA
- a CDS encoding YkgJ family cysteine cluster protein: MNEIFKAWRNLGQKQKDKTLLFLKRLKTKDEKKIDKLVVKLNDEVFEKVDCLQCANCCKTLSPIVKTPDIERISSHLKMRQSVFIDKYMKIDEDGDYVFNSTPCPFLDAENYCLIYDVRPRDCRDYPHTDRQGFTRRVYVNTENTVSCPAVFQIVEELKKVQL, from the coding sequence ATGAACGAGATATTTAAAGCATGGCGCAATTTGGGTCAGAAACAAAAAGATAAAACATTGCTTTTTCTGAAAAGACTCAAAACCAAAGACGAGAAAAAAATAGACAAACTCGTAGTAAAGCTCAACGACGAAGTTTTTGAAAAAGTAGATTGTTTGCAATGTGCCAACTGCTGCAAAACATTGAGTCCTATTGTGAAAACGCCTGATATAGAACGCATTTCCTCGCATCTGAAAATGCGCCAGTCGGTTTTTATTGACAAATACATGAAAATAGACGAAGACGGCGATTATGTGTTCAACTCCACGCCTTGCCCGTTTCTGGACGCAGAAAATTACTGTCTCATTTATGACGTTCGGCCACGCGACTGCCGCGACTATCCACACACTGACCGACAAGGTTTTACGCGCCGTGTGTACGTCAATACCGAAAATACCGTGAGTTGCCCCGCAGTTTTTCAAATTGTGGAAGAATTAAAAAAAGTACAATTATAA
- a CDS encoding NAD kinase, which translates to MKIALHGRPLKEAAIPCVQHIFSELKRRGVSVQVYEPFGHFVTRLGIAPEDFSVFNRPEQITDVDFFFSIGGDGTLLETLTFVGDRQIPILGINAGRLGFLAGTLCSDIDIALNQLFAGEYRYDDRTLLHLDANRELFGGVNFALNEFTITKRDTSSMIVVNTYIDGEYLNSYWADGLIVATPTGSTGYSLSCGGPLVMPDSGNFIISPVSPHNLNVRPMIVSDNSVLSFQIEGRSKNFLVSLDSRSKVVDATIKLTVRKEHFKARLIKLAGQNFLHTLRAKLNWGLDSRN; encoded by the coding sequence ATGAAAATTGCACTTCACGGAAGGCCGCTAAAAGAAGCGGCAATACCTTGTGTTCAACATATATTCAGTGAATTAAAACGTCGTGGCGTGTCCGTTCAGGTGTACGAACCTTTTGGGCATTTTGTTACTCGCTTAGGTATTGCACCCGAAGATTTTTCGGTTTTCAATCGCCCCGAACAAATTACGGACGTGGATTTTTTCTTTAGCATTGGCGGAGACGGAACGCTACTGGAAACGCTTACGTTTGTGGGTGACAGGCAAATTCCGATATTGGGCATCAATGCGGGACGGTTGGGTTTTTTGGCGGGTACGCTGTGTTCGGATATTGATATTGCACTCAATCAGTTGTTTGCGGGCGAATACCGCTACGATGACCGCACACTTTTGCACTTAGACGCGAACCGTGAACTTTTCGGAGGAGTGAATTTTGCACTCAACGAATTTACGATTACCAAGCGCGATACTTCGTCGATGATTGTGGTAAATACTTATATTGATGGAGAATATTTAAACTCTTATTGGGCTGATGGTCTGATAGTTGCTACGCCGACAGGTTCGACGGGATATTCTTTGAGTTGCGGTGGGCCGTTGGTGATGCCAGATTCAGGCAATTTTATTATTTCGCCAGTAAGTCCACATAATTTGAACGTAAGGCCAATGATTGTATCAGATAACAGTGTTTTGTCGTTTCAGATAGAAGGGCGAAGTAAAAACTTTTTGGTGTCGTTGGATTCTCGATCAAAAGTGGTGGATGCTACTATCAAACTTACAGTTCGCAAGGAACATTTTAAGGCTAGGCTAATAAAATTGGCAGGTCAAAATTTCCTTCATACGTTAAGAGCGAAATTAAATTGGGGCTTAGATTCAAGAAATTAA
- the pyrR gene encoding bifunctional pyr operon transcriptional regulator/uracil phosphoribosyltransferase PyrR — MNRRILLSNKDLEITLLRLCHQLVENHEDFDNTVLIGMQPRGSYLAKRIHALLGNILGKDIPLGLLDSTFHRDDFRRRNMPLQANATQVPFLIENKKVVLVDDVLYTGRSVRAALDAMTAFGRPQSVELLVLIDRKYTRELPIAARYVGKSIDSVQSQRVKVEWTNEADNISEDAVWLISDQA; from the coding sequence GTGAATCGTCGTATTTTGCTTTCCAACAAGGATTTAGAAATTACTTTATTGCGTTTGTGTCATCAACTTGTCGAAAATCATGAAGATTTCGATAACACTGTACTGATTGGTATGCAGCCTCGCGGCTCCTATTTGGCCAAACGTATTCATGCACTTTTGGGCAATATTTTGGGCAAAGATATTCCGTTGGGTTTGCTGGACAGCACCTTTCATCGCGACGACTTCCGCCGCCGCAATATGCCTTTGCAAGCCAATGCCACACAAGTGCCTTTTCTTATCGAAAATAAAAAAGTAGTGCTCGTGGACGATGTGCTTTATACGGGGCGTTCGGTGCGAGCGGCACTTGATGCCATGACTGCTTTTGGTCGCCCACAATCCGTTGAACTGCTGGTGCTTATAGACCGAAAATATACCCGCGAATTGCCCATTGCGGCGCGTTATGTGGGCAAAAGTATTGACTCGGTGCAGTCCCAACGCGTAAAAGTAGAATGGACAAACGAGGCCGACAATATATCCGAAGATGCCGTTTGGCTCATTTCCGACCAAGCCTAA
- a CDS encoding DegT/DnrJ/EryC1/StrS family aminotransferase translates to MNKIQMVDLQAQYQQIKSEIDTAIAEVLESAAFIGGAQVKQFAQELAAYLGIKHVIPCANGTDALQIVLMAYNFPKGSEIIVPSFNYVAAVEVIALMGLVPVFVEVEPNYFCLDTAQIEALITPKTVAILPVHLFGQGADLEQVMQIASRHQLVVIEDTAQSIGAKFTFSDGTAQPLGGIGHVGTTSFFPSKNLGCMGDGGAIFTNDDALATQMQMIANHGQKQKYTYQIVGINSRLDTIQAAILRVKLKYLTAYTAARQKAADFYDEHLSNVPNVQIPARRTGSTHVFHQYTLLLENKTVRDRVKATLAEVGVPSMSYYPSPLHLQQAYSYLGYEKGSLPLSESFCERVLALPMHTELTEEQQAYIVEQLKLALKS, encoded by the coding sequence ATGAATAAAATACAAATGGTTGATTTGCAGGCACAATATCAGCAAATCAAATCTGAAATAGATACGGCCATTGCCGAAGTGTTGGAAAGCGCGGCGTTTATTGGTGGTGCGCAAGTAAAGCAGTTTGCGCAAGAATTGGCGGCCTATTTGGGCATCAAACACGTGATTCCGTGCGCCAACGGTACGGATGCTTTGCAAATCGTGCTGATGGCCTACAATTTCCCGAAGGGCAGCGAAATTATTGTGCCGTCGTTTAACTACGTGGCGGCTGTGGAAGTAATTGCGCTGATGGGCTTAGTGCCTGTTTTTGTGGAAGTTGAACCCAATTATTTTTGTTTGGATACGGCACAAATTGAGGCTTTGATTACCCCAAAAACCGTTGCCATTTTGCCAGTGCATTTGTTCGGACAAGGCGCAGACCTGGAACAAGTAATGCAAATTGCCTCGCGTCATCAACTTGTAGTAATAGAAGATACGGCGCAATCTATTGGCGCGAAATTTACGTTTTCGGACGGGACAGCGCAGCCTTTGGGCGGTATTGGCCACGTGGGAACTACGTCATTTTTTCCTTCCAAAAATTTGGGTTGTATGGGTGACGGTGGCGCGATTTTTACCAACGATGATGCTTTGGCCACTCAAATGCAAATGATTGCTAATCACGGACAAAAGCAAAAATACACGTACCAAATTGTTGGTATTAATTCACGCTTGGACACGATTCAGGCGGCTATTTTGCGGGTGAAACTCAAATATTTGACAGCTTATACGGCAGCACGCCAAAAGGCAGCAGATTTTTATGATGAGCATTTGAGCAATGTTCCGAATGTGCAAATCCCTGCAAGGCGTACAGGAAGCACGCACGTTTTTCATCAATACACCTTGTTATTGGAAAATAAAACAGTCCGCGACCGCGTGAAAGCGACTTTGGCCGAAGTGGGTGTTCCGAGTATGAGTTATTATCCTTCGCCGCTGCATTTGCAACAGGCGTACAGTTATTTAGGTTATGAGAAGGGTTCGTTGCCTTTGTCGGAAAGTTTTTGCGAAAGAGTGCTTGCTTTGCCAATGCATACGGAACTGACAGAAGAGCAACAAGCCTATATTGTGGAACAGTTAAAATTGGCTTTAAAGTCGTAA
- a CDS encoding thioredoxin family protein, whose translation MKKIILLGLGLWLACVSVEAKTKPTTAAKRPVAELNAKDEAKIEWLDIEEAVKRAKKKRKKILIDIYTDWCGWCKVMDKKTFSHPAIAEYINENFYAVKMNAEKRDNIIFNDQVYTFNEQGRSHNLAITLLSGQMSYPSVVYLDEKLKVIQAVPGFHEAKEYDAILHFFAENKYKKEKWEEFKVEFKSEIK comes from the coding sequence ATGAAAAAAATAATTTTGTTGGGCTTAGGGCTATGGCTTGCCTGCGTGAGTGTAGAGGCCAAAACCAAACCGACGACAGCCGCCAAACGCCCTGTTGCAGAGCTAAACGCCAAAGATGAAGCCAAAATCGAATGGCTTGACATTGAGGAGGCCGTGAAACGCGCCAAGAAAAAACGTAAGAAAATCTTGATAGATATCTATACGGATTGGTGTGGCTGGTGCAAGGTAATGGACAAAAAAACATTCTCGCATCCTGCTATTGCTGAGTACATTAACGAAAACTTTTATGCCGTAAAAATGAACGCCGAAAAGCGTGACAACATCATTTTTAACGACCAAGTTTATACGTTCAACGAGCAAGGGCGTTCGCATAATTTGGCCATTACGCTACTTTCTGGGCAAATGAGTTATCCGTCAGTAGTATATTTGGATGAAAAATTAAAGGTGATTCAGGCCGTACCAGGTTTCCATGAGGCCAAAGAATACGATGCCATCTTGCATTTCTTTGCCGAAAACAAGTACAAGAAAGAAAAATGGGAAGAGTTCAAAGTCGAATTCAAATCTGAAATTAAATAG